A region from the Pontixanthobacter aestiaquae genome encodes:
- a CDS encoding pyridoxal phosphate-dependent aminotransferase, translating into MSDKPSPKPWINAIHAYVPGKAHADDGRELVKLSANENPLGSSPAALAAFAKARAPAGYPDPDSGDLRAAIGELHDIDPARIVCGTGSDELLNLAAQAYAGPGDEVLFSNFSFAVYEIAARRCGATPIIAPDKDYGTDVDALIAAATDKTRVVFVANPNNPTGSYLPASEIARLHAALPADVLFVLDQAYAEYLTAEEDDGGLTLVADTANVLVTRTFSKIYGLAGERIGWATGHPDIIGSLNRIRGPFNVTNHGQAAALAAVGDQAFVTASREHNAAELARFVEVIEGLGNHGLRPLPSKANFLLVLFEGNLTAEQAYKALADGGYATRWLPGAGLPHGLRITIGTSKQMADVTRILRELTETAQ; encoded by the coding sequence ATGTCAGACAAACCTTCCCCGAAACCCTGGATCAACGCGATTCACGCCTATGTGCCCGGCAAAGCACATGCGGATGACGGGCGCGAGCTGGTCAAGCTATCCGCAAACGAAAATCCGTTGGGGAGCAGCCCGGCTGCTTTAGCTGCTTTTGCTAAGGCCAGAGCGCCAGCAGGCTATCCTGATCCGGACTCCGGCGATTTGCGAGCCGCGATCGGCGAACTGCATGATATCGACCCGGCGCGAATTGTTTGCGGAACAGGGTCTGACGAATTGCTCAATCTGGCAGCGCAAGCCTATGCCGGTCCGGGTGACGAAGTGCTGTTCAGCAATTTCAGCTTTGCGGTTTACGAAATTGCCGCGCGGCGTTGCGGTGCGACACCCATTATCGCTCCGGACAAAGATTACGGAACCGATGTTGATGCGCTGATAGCTGCAGCGACAGACAAAACACGCGTGGTGTTTGTCGCCAACCCGAATAATCCAACCGGAAGCTATCTGCCTGCATCGGAGATTGCGCGATTGCATGCAGCCCTCCCCGCCGACGTGCTGTTTGTACTCGACCAAGCCTATGCGGAATATCTCACTGCCGAAGAGGATGATGGCGGACTTACTTTGGTAGCCGATACCGCAAATGTGCTGGTCACCCGCACATTCTCCAAAATTTACGGCCTGGCAGGCGAACGCATTGGTTGGGCGACCGGCCACCCCGACATTATCGGCTCTCTCAATCGCATCCGCGGGCCTTTTAACGTGACCAATCACGGACAAGCGGCAGCTTTGGCAGCGGTTGGCGATCAGGCATTTGTGACTGCGTCTCGTGAACATAATGCGGCAGAGCTTGCACGCTTTGTCGAGGTCATCGAGGGCTTAGGCAATCATGGACTGCGCCCGCTACCCAGCAAGGCTAATTTTCTGCTGGTGCTGTTCGAGGGCAATCTGACTGCAGAGCAAGCCTATAAAGCGCTGGCGGATGGCGGTTACGCGACCCGGTGGCTGCCCGGTGCTGGGCTGCCGCATGGATTGCGCATTACCATCGGGACATCGAAGCAAATGGCAGATGTCACTCGTATCCTCCGCGAGCTGACCGAGACTGCGCAATGA
- a CDS encoding prephenate/arogenate dehydrogenase family protein: MSGTPVIQHVAIIGLGLLGGSIGLAIAKHAPGIATTGYDTDPATREKARERELVGTVLDSAAEAVAAADLVILCVPVGAMGFAAEAICDALPAGAIISDVGSSKQSVADALKAALPDHCIIPAHPVAGTEQSGPDAGFAELFEHRWCILTPADDAPTEAVDALSRFWTGLGSNVELMGAEHHDLVLAVTSHIPHLIAYTIVGTASDLEDVTRSEVIKYSAGGFRDFTRIAASDPTMWRDVFLTNKDAVLEMLGRFTEDLTALQRAIRRGDGDALHDLFTKTRAIRRSIIEQGQDDARPDFGRSDHSGDH; encoded by the coding sequence ATGAGCGGCACTCCGGTCATTCAGCATGTTGCGATTATCGGCTTGGGCCTGCTGGGCGGGTCAATCGGGCTGGCTATAGCAAAACATGCTCCCGGCATTGCCACGACAGGATACGACACCGATCCCGCGACGCGCGAAAAAGCGCGCGAAAGGGAGCTCGTCGGCACTGTGCTCGATAGTGCCGCAGAGGCAGTCGCGGCGGCTGACCTGGTCATCCTGTGCGTACCCGTGGGCGCAATGGGCTTTGCTGCCGAGGCGATATGTGATGCGCTACCGGCGGGCGCGATCATCAGCGATGTCGGCTCGTCCAAGCAATCGGTCGCGGATGCGTTGAAAGCGGCTCTCCCGGATCATTGCATCATTCCCGCCCACCCCGTTGCCGGCACCGAGCAGAGCGGACCAGATGCCGGTTTTGCCGAATTGTTCGAGCACCGCTGGTGCATTCTGACACCGGCTGATGATGCTCCTACTGAGGCGGTCGACGCACTAAGCCGGTTCTGGACGGGCCTCGGGTCGAATGTTGAACTGATGGGCGCAGAACACCACGATCTGGTGCTCGCTGTAACGAGCCATATTCCGCATTTGATTGCCTATACTATCGTCGGCACGGCGTCCGATTTGGAGGATGTGACCCGCAGCGAAGTGATCAAATATTCGGCCGGCGGCTTCCGCGATTTTACCCGTATTGCGGCCTCGGACCCGACTATGTGGCGCGACGTGTTCCTGACCAACAAGGATGCAGTGCTGGAAATGCTCGGCCGCTTTACAGAAGATCTGACCGCTTTGCAGCGCGCGATCCGGCGCGGCGATGGCGATGCCTTGCACGACCTGTTCACCAAGACCCGCGCAATCCGCCGGTCAATCATCGAGCAGGGCCAAGACGATGCACGGCCCGATTTCGGCCGAAGCGACCACTCGGGCGATCATTAG